In Deltaproteobacteria bacterium, one genomic interval encodes:
- a CDS encoding YkgJ family cysteine cluster protein produces the protein MTSRPITKIYQDPLDLIWTNTAKQLGMKLTRSSEVFAAWDGKETLTIGSPEDLDADDSLAQMIFHEI, from the coding sequence ATGACTTCACGGCCAATCACTAAAATCTACCAAGATCCGCTGGACTTGATTTGGACAAACACTGCCAAGCAATTGGGAATGAAGCTAACACGCTCAAGCGAAGTCTTTGCCGCCTGGGATGGAAAAGAAACTCTCACTATTGGAAGCCCAGAAGACCTAGATGCCGATGACTCTTTGGCACAAATGATTTTTCACGAAATTTG